A genome region from Pangasianodon hypophthalmus isolate fPanHyp1 chromosome 11, fPanHyp1.pri, whole genome shotgun sequence includes the following:
- the asb7 gene encoding ankyrin repeat and SOCS box protein 7 yields the protein MLNHHFRRNPDLQEELQIQAAVAAGDVYTVRKMLEQGYSPKIRDANGWTLLHFSAAKGKERCVRVFLEHGADPTVKDFIGGFTALHYAAMHGRARIARLMLESEHRGDIINAKSNDGWTPLHVAAHYGRDSFVRLLLEFHADVDPLSDKGTTPLQLAIIRERSSCVRLLLDHHANIDVQNGFLLRYAVIKGNHAYCRMFLQRGADTNLGRVEDGQTPLHLSALRDDVLCAQLLYAYGADTNTRNYEGQTPAAVSASMSRASRPCLDFLQEVTRQPRTLQDLCRIKIRQCIGLQSLKFLEDLPIAKVMKDYLKHKFDNV from the exons ATGCTGAACCATCACTTCAGAAGGAACCCGGACCTGCAGGAGGAGCTGCAGATCCAGGCAGCGGTGGCAGCCGGCGATGTCTACACCGTGCGCAAGATGCTGGAGCAGGGCTACTCGCCCAAGATCAGGGACGCCAACGGATGGACACTGCTGCATTTCTCCGCCGCCAAGGGCAAGGAGCGCTGCGTCCGTGTCTTCCTCGAGCATGGAG cggACCCAACAGTAAAGGACTTCATTGGCGGTTTCACGGCGCTGCACTACGCCGCCATGCACGGACGCGCACGCATTGCTCGCCTTATGCTGGAATCAGAGCATCGTGGCGACATCATCAATGCCAAGAGCAACGACGGCTGGACGCCACTGCACGTGGCTGCACACTACGGCCGTGACTCCTTTGTGCGCCTGCTCTTGGAGTTCCATGCTGATGTAGACCCACTGAGCGACAAGGGCACTACACCACTGCAGCTGGCCATCATCCGAGAGCGCTCGAGCTGCGTGCGGCTGCTGCTTGACCACCACGCCAACATCGACGTGCAGAACGGCTTCCTGCTGCGCTACGCTGTCATCAAGGGCAACCACGCGTACTGCCGCATGTTCCTTCAGCGTGGCGCAGACACCAACCTCGGGCGCGTGGAGGACGGTCagacaccgcttcacctctcGGCTCTGCGTGACGACGTGCTCTGTGCACAGCTTCTCTACGCCTATGGAGCTGACACAAACACGCGCAATTACGAGGGCCAGACGCCCGCAGCTGTCTCAGCCAGCATGTCCCGCGCCAGCCGGCCCTGCCTCGACTTCCTGCAGGAGGTTACAC gCCAACCCAGGACATTGCAGGACCTGTGTCGGATAAAGATTCGTCAGTGCATAGGCCTTCAAAGCTTAAAGTTCCTGGAGGACTTGCCTATTGCCAAGGTGATGAAGGACTACTTAAAACACAAGTTTGACAATGTCTGA
- the lins1 gene encoding protein Lines homolog 1 isoform X1 — protein sequence MDMDMDAQHSDLQAVFTDVRSGLVPAMSTEELASQISSAINHSLHILLQSPHGMTSEDTEMTGMFLTLTGKIISKLTSKSLPRDVSVFYEDAVKRLFGASNLTADLVCLMNCQDRMLSHLAAKCMASFVIYDIGNTIGSNRVWTTAFTETFQSSAPSRALDTHLWALTDVIKRIMKLDSINKREILMKLLADFESSLTSLYPKLLFQDNPEHTHAAENDRDTVELEISVCALLDLVEVLSAARLRHGLCSSVQRLVFLQTSALLRLTLSNMKEFVKKRALLLLKRILVQRTGEEWGFGENHSKERDEEYSTDLLLMADAVLQEVEAGWLRKFRVKTQASFFGGNKVNVSDGEMKDAVMLRAVSLILIKCLEIKTRHVSTQGAHCALDVQPCLMELLAFLQQQVLQVKAVTHLCSWILVVFADQDDDLIESAKVLITLYLHQRSSRSSDPSACEWGCNPHCHFTLLLRSLSFDHTVLLDFLISDETCFLEYCVLYLKHLCNHWQDFCNACCRIKNSETETHTLSLPHFSEASETSQPRDDPQSKVPGFRPSLVDYECSEDSEDEDRSVSNLQKRRNAEEPVAEINMSKAGEQAVCGSADTVEKISTASPVGLSGKVALCLTELRTVITRLHSRGLFPYNPTSLLKLLRAIETKGHLEKLTAPQLK from the exons atggacatggacatggaTGCACAGCATTCAGACTTGCAGGCTGTGTTCACAGATGTACGGTCTGGACTTGTTCCTGCTATGAGCACTGAGGAGCTCGCAAGTCAGATTTCATCAGCCATAAACCATTCTTTGCACATTTTACTACAATCTCCACACGGCATGACAAGTGAAGACACAGAGATGACAGGCATGTTCCTTACACTTACTGGAAAAATCATCTCCAAGCTTACTTCAAAAAGTCTGCCACGAGATGTCAGCGTGTTCTATGAAGACGCCGTGAAGAGACTCTTTGGGGCCTCTAATCTGACAGCTGATCTT GTGTGTCTGATGAACTGCCAGGACAGGATGTTGTCTCATTTAGCTGCAAAATGCATGGCTTCTTTTGTCATATATGACATCGGTAATACT ATTGGTAGCAACCGCGTGTGGACGACTGCCTTCACAGAAACATTTCAGAGTTCGGCTCCGAGCCGCGCCCTGGACACACACCTGTGGGCCCTGACAGACGTGATTAAGAGGATAATGAAGTTAGACAGCATTAACAAACGAG agATTTTGATGAAACTTCTTGCTGATTTTGAGTCATCCCTCACTTCCTTGTATCCAAAGCTGCTCTTTCAAGACAATCCTGAACATACACATGCAGCAGAAAATGACAGAGACACTGTCGAGTTAGAAATCAGTGTATGTGCACTCCTGGACCTTGTCGAAGTCCTCAGTGCTGCGAGGCTAAGGCATGGCCTCTGCTCTTCCGTTCAGAGACTGGTGTTCCTCCAAACTTCAGCACTCCTCCGTCTGACGCTCTCCAACATGAAGGAATTTGTAAAGAAACGAGCACTGCTTTTGCTGAAGCGGATTCTCGTTCAGAGAACAGGGGAGGAATGGGGTTTCGGTGAAAATCACTCTAAAGAGCGTGATGAGGAATATTCCACCGATTTGCTTCTGATGGCTGATGCCGTGCTCCAGGAAGTGGAAGCTGGTTGGCTCCGGAAGTTCCGTGTCAAAACTCAGGCGAGTTTCTTCGGTGGGAACAAAGTGAACGTTTCGGATGGAGAAATGAAAGATGCTGTGATGCTCAGGGCCGTGAGCCTGATTCTGATCAAGTGTCTGGAGATTAAAACTCGGCATGTTTCTACTCAAG GAGCTCACTGTGCCCTTGATGTTCAGCCTTGTCTTATGGAACTGCTGGCTTTTCTCCAGCAGCAGGTGCTTCAGGTTAAAGCAGTCACACATCTCTGCTCTTGGATCTTAGTAGTGTTTGCAGACCAGGATGATGACCTGATAGAATCAGCCAAGGTTTTGATTACCTTGTATTTACATCAGAGAAG TTCGAGGTCCTCAGACCCTTCAGCATGTGAGTGGGGATGTAACCCTCATTGTCACTTTACTCTCCTACTCAGAAGTCTCTCCTTCGACCACACTGTCCTCCTGGACTTCCTCATTTCTGATGAAACCTGCTTCTTGGAGTACTGCGTACTCTACCTGAAGCACTTGTGCAACCACTGGCAAGATTTTTGTAATGCATGTTGTCGTATCAAAAACtctgagactgagacacacactctgtcCCTCCCACATTTTTCTGAAGCATCAGAAACATCACAACCTCGTGATGACCCTCAGTCTAAAGTTCCTGGATTTAGGCCAAGCCTGGTTGATTATGAGTGCTCAGAGGATTCTGAAGACGAAGACAGAAGCGTGTCAAACCTCCAGAAGAGAAGGAATGCTGAGGAACCAGTAGCAGAGATCAACATGAGTAAAGCAGGAGAACAGGCTGTGTGTGGATCAGCAGATACAGTGGAGAAAATAAGCACTGCCTCCCCTGTGGGTCTGAGTGGGAAGGTTGCGTTGTGCCTTACTGAGTTAAGGACTGTTATCACCCGACTTCACAGCAGGGGGCTATTCCCATACAACCCTACGTCTCTTCTTAAATTGCTGCGGGCTATTGAGACTAAAGGTCATTTGGAAAAACTAACAGCACCGCaacttaaataa
- the lins1 gene encoding protein Lines homolog 1 isoform X2, translating into MSTEELASQISSAINHSLHILLQSPHGMTSEDTEMTGMFLTLTGKIISKLTSKSLPRDVSVFYEDAVKRLFGASNLTADLVCLMNCQDRMLSHLAAKCMASFVIYDIGNTIGSNRVWTTAFTETFQSSAPSRALDTHLWALTDVIKRIMKLDSINKREILMKLLADFESSLTSLYPKLLFQDNPEHTHAAENDRDTVELEISVCALLDLVEVLSAARLRHGLCSSVQRLVFLQTSALLRLTLSNMKEFVKKRALLLLKRILVQRTGEEWGFGENHSKERDEEYSTDLLLMADAVLQEVEAGWLRKFRVKTQASFFGGNKVNVSDGEMKDAVMLRAVSLILIKCLEIKTRHVSTQGAHCALDVQPCLMELLAFLQQQVLQVKAVTHLCSWILVVFADQDDDLIESAKVLITLYLHQRSSRSSDPSACEWGCNPHCHFTLLLRSLSFDHTVLLDFLISDETCFLEYCVLYLKHLCNHWQDFCNACCRIKNSETETHTLSLPHFSEASETSQPRDDPQSKVPGFRPSLVDYECSEDSEDEDRSVSNLQKRRNAEEPVAEINMSKAGEQAVCGSADTVEKISTASPVGLSGKVALCLTELRTVITRLHSRGLFPYNPTSLLKLLRAIETKGHLEKLTAPQLK; encoded by the exons ATGAGCACTGAGGAGCTCGCAAGTCAGATTTCATCAGCCATAAACCATTCTTTGCACATTTTACTACAATCTCCACACGGCATGACAAGTGAAGACACAGAGATGACAGGCATGTTCCTTACACTTACTGGAAAAATCATCTCCAAGCTTACTTCAAAAAGTCTGCCACGAGATGTCAGCGTGTTCTATGAAGACGCCGTGAAGAGACTCTTTGGGGCCTCTAATCTGACAGCTGATCTT GTGTGTCTGATGAACTGCCAGGACAGGATGTTGTCTCATTTAGCTGCAAAATGCATGGCTTCTTTTGTCATATATGACATCGGTAATACT ATTGGTAGCAACCGCGTGTGGACGACTGCCTTCACAGAAACATTTCAGAGTTCGGCTCCGAGCCGCGCCCTGGACACACACCTGTGGGCCCTGACAGACGTGATTAAGAGGATAATGAAGTTAGACAGCATTAACAAACGAG agATTTTGATGAAACTTCTTGCTGATTTTGAGTCATCCCTCACTTCCTTGTATCCAAAGCTGCTCTTTCAAGACAATCCTGAACATACACATGCAGCAGAAAATGACAGAGACACTGTCGAGTTAGAAATCAGTGTATGTGCACTCCTGGACCTTGTCGAAGTCCTCAGTGCTGCGAGGCTAAGGCATGGCCTCTGCTCTTCCGTTCAGAGACTGGTGTTCCTCCAAACTTCAGCACTCCTCCGTCTGACGCTCTCCAACATGAAGGAATTTGTAAAGAAACGAGCACTGCTTTTGCTGAAGCGGATTCTCGTTCAGAGAACAGGGGAGGAATGGGGTTTCGGTGAAAATCACTCTAAAGAGCGTGATGAGGAATATTCCACCGATTTGCTTCTGATGGCTGATGCCGTGCTCCAGGAAGTGGAAGCTGGTTGGCTCCGGAAGTTCCGTGTCAAAACTCAGGCGAGTTTCTTCGGTGGGAACAAAGTGAACGTTTCGGATGGAGAAATGAAAGATGCTGTGATGCTCAGGGCCGTGAGCCTGATTCTGATCAAGTGTCTGGAGATTAAAACTCGGCATGTTTCTACTCAAG GAGCTCACTGTGCCCTTGATGTTCAGCCTTGTCTTATGGAACTGCTGGCTTTTCTCCAGCAGCAGGTGCTTCAGGTTAAAGCAGTCACACATCTCTGCTCTTGGATCTTAGTAGTGTTTGCAGACCAGGATGATGACCTGATAGAATCAGCCAAGGTTTTGATTACCTTGTATTTACATCAGAGAAG TTCGAGGTCCTCAGACCCTTCAGCATGTGAGTGGGGATGTAACCCTCATTGTCACTTTACTCTCCTACTCAGAAGTCTCTCCTTCGACCACACTGTCCTCCTGGACTTCCTCATTTCTGATGAAACCTGCTTCTTGGAGTACTGCGTACTCTACCTGAAGCACTTGTGCAACCACTGGCAAGATTTTTGTAATGCATGTTGTCGTATCAAAAACtctgagactgagacacacactctgtcCCTCCCACATTTTTCTGAAGCATCAGAAACATCACAACCTCGTGATGACCCTCAGTCTAAAGTTCCTGGATTTAGGCCAAGCCTGGTTGATTATGAGTGCTCAGAGGATTCTGAAGACGAAGACAGAAGCGTGTCAAACCTCCAGAAGAGAAGGAATGCTGAGGAACCAGTAGCAGAGATCAACATGAGTAAAGCAGGAGAACAGGCTGTGTGTGGATCAGCAGATACAGTGGAGAAAATAAGCACTGCCTCCCCTGTGGGTCTGAGTGGGAAGGTTGCGTTGTGCCTTACTGAGTTAAGGACTGTTATCACCCGACTTCACAGCAGGGGGCTATTCCCATACAACCCTACGTCTCTTCTTAAATTGCTGCGGGCTATTGAGACTAAAGGTCATTTGGAAAAACTAACAGCACCGCaacttaaataa